The sequence below is a genomic window from Oleidesulfovibrio alaskensis DSM 16109.
TAGCCACCCGCGTGGGCGGCGTGCCTGAACTGGTGGACAACAACGGCATGCTGATTCCGGCCGGAGACCATTGCGCTCTTTCCCATGCTCTGCGCGACATGCACAACTCTCCGCAGCAACGCCTGCGCTGGGCGGCAGCCAGCCGCAGCATGGCCCCGGCCTATGGTCTCGAACGCCGCGTGGAACGCATTGAAGGGATATACAGAGGCTTGCTGCGCAGACGCGGTCTGCGTCAGGACTGAGCATGCCGGAGGAAAGCAGAGCATGAATAGCGGACCGGTTTCTGTGGCATGCGCACAGGGCAGCCACGGCGGTGATGTTGTGCGGCTGGCCGGCAGGCTGGGCATATCGCCGACGGATATTCTTGATTTCAGCAGCAACGCCAACTCTCTCTGTGACGACCTGACCCGTCAGGTGCTTGCACAGACAGGCTATGCGCACAGCCACTACCCCGACAGTGAATGTACCGGCCTGCGCCACCGCATAGCCGGCTTTGAAGAGACACAGCCGGAACGCATTCTTGCCGGCAACGGCTCGTCAGAACTCATCTATCTGGCCATGCACAGCCTGAAACCGCGCAGAGTGCTGCTCATCGCTCCTGTTTTTTCGGAATATGTCCGGGCCTGTCAGGCCTGCGGTGCAGATTACCGCCTGTTCGAAACCGACCCGTATGACGGCTTCGACATTCCGGAACGCCACATCTGCCGCCTGCACGATGCGGTGACGGCATACCGCCCCGACATGGCGGTCATCTGTGCGCCCAGCAATCCGGCATGTACTGATTACAGCCGGATGGACGATATTCTGCATGCGCTGGACTGCCCCCATGTACTTGTGGACAACAGCTATCTGGATTTTCTGTGGGGCACTCCGGCCTACAGCCGTCACGGCATGGCTGCCTACGCCGGATGCACGCGCACGGAAACGAAAGTTATCTCTCTGCGCAGCATGACCAAGTTCTTTTACTGCACCGGCGTCAGGCTGGGGTACTGCCATGCAGATGAACAGACCATCGAACGGATGAACAGATGCAAAACGCCGTGGTCTGTCTGGCATGCCGCCCAGCAGGCAGGGACGGCTTTTCTTGACCGCATGGATGAATACCGCCTGCGCCTGCCGGCCATGCGTGCCGAAAAAACAGCTTTTGCAGGGGCACTCCGGAATACAGGGATATTTGACAACAACCTTGTGCTGGAAGGGGCCAACTTTGTCACCGCGCGCCTGCAGCGTCCTGCAAAGGCCGCGACCGTTTACACGGAGTTGCTGCAGCACGGCATACTGGTCCGGCTATGTGATAATATTCCCGGTATGCCGCAGGGCTTCATACGGATGCAGGTACGCGAAAAAAAAGCATGGAGCAGGCTGACCGCGATATTGGGCACTCTGGACGCGGAATAACCGGCCTCCCCCGCTGTCCCCCGCGCGGACGTCTGTCAAAATCAGCAGCACGGAAAACCGGCAGCAGCCGGCGCAGAACCTATGCATCTGCCCTGCATGGACGCACCCCGCAACACCGCAAAAGGCTGTTTCACGGCTGCAACAGGTCGACCATCAGCTCCAGTTCGGCATAAACAGTGCGCACAACCACATCCAGACTCTCCACGGGCACCTCTGCGGCGTTCCAGAAATAAGGTTCCAGCGCCGGAGCAAACTGATCTGCGGCCACGCTGTATCCCATGGCATGCACTATGACATCAGCCACATGCACCACGGCCGCATCAAAAACCGGCTGCCCTTTCGCATCGGCCGGCGGCTGATGATGCCAGCGCATGGCCGATGCAATGGTGGCAGGCAGTTCCCATTGCTGCGCCAGAGCATACGCCACCCCCGCATGATCAAATCCGAAGCAGTGCTGCTCCGCCTCGTGCAGGGCGCATCCGGTGCGCCCCGAGTGTCTGAGGGCGGCGCAGGCGAGGTCGGGTCTGCCGCAGCACAGCGCAAGCCAGCCGATGTCATGCAGCAGGCCGCCCACAAAATGGCGCTCCGGCATTGTGTGCCCAGCACAGATGGCCAGCGTTCTGGCAGCCAGACCACATGCCACGGAGTGACGCCAGAATTCATCGATGTCTATGGCACGGGGCGGCCGTTCATGAAAAAGCCCGAGCAAAAGCGTGCCCGCCGCCAGCGTGGAGATATGCTTGGCACCCAGTATGGCCACCGCCCGCGAAACGGTGTCCACCTTTACCCGCAGACCGAAAAGCGGACTGTTCACCAGCCGCAGCAGCGATGCTGTCAGCCGCGGGTCCATGCTGATGGTCCACGCGATATCGTCCGGCGAGGCAGCAGGGTCTTCCAGCTGGCTTTGCAGCGTATGAAAAACGGAAGGAAGAGGAGGGATGCAGGCGGTACTGACAACCTGCCGTATGTCAGGAGGAGGACCGGAGTCACAGGGTTCCGGCACCAGATTGCAAAGACGCGGCACACCGTGAATTTCAGAAGGTTCCGGCTCATGCCAGCCGCCGTGAACCACAGGCGCGCCGCGTTCAAGATGGCCCGCCACGGCAGCACGCAGCGCGGCAGCAGCCGGATGCCCCATATCCATGGCCCTGAAACGGTGGTCAAGCCACCTCCGCTGCACATCACTCAAACCGGTCATGCTATATCCCCCCCACTTTACGCATCGGTCATACATGTTTAGTATGCAGCGCATAAAAAGCCAAGACCCCGGAGGGGGGAACCACCGGGGCCTTGCCAAAATGAAGCGACTGAATCGAAGTCCGCGAAGCGAGGGACCACACGGACTCTAACACCGAGAAAAGCGGATAGCCGTTCTCTGTTTGCCCTTTATAAAGCACAATGCATGCCAAGCCGGACATGATGATATAAGTCAGCAAAAACATACCATTACAGAGCAGCACCGCTTTGAGTGTCGCAACGATATTTCGTTGACAACGATATTTCGTTACGATATTTCGTTGTTTACATGCATTATCTGAAAGACATCATGAACACACATTCGCCCACCACCATCAACGATCTTGATATTTCGCCGTTTTTCGACCTGATGCTTGCCATGGCGCGCGAGCGTTCTGTCGAGGCGTTACTGGATCTTACCGAAAGAGCATACCGCGGAACACATGTCATCAGCGGTGCCCTGTGGTTTGCAGAAAACAGTCCGGAAAGTCCGCGCGGCAAAATGCTGCGCCTTATGGCTCACTCCGGCTGGACACGCCACACACCGCGCGAATGGCGGCACGATGAGGGTACATACACGCTGGTGCCGCTCACCGAACCTGTCATAGGCGAATGTGCCCGCACGGCAAAGCCCATGTTTGCCGAAGACAGCGCCCAGTGGGAGAGGCCTGCATGGGCAGAAAATGAGGGAATTCACGCCTACGCGACCTATCCCCTCATTTTCAAAAGCGAAATGCTGGGCGTGATGGCTGTTTTCTACGACCGGCCCATGCAGGACAGATTGTCTGATGTCATGCGTATGCATCGGAAAATGCATACTATTTTTGCTGATTCTCTTGCAGCCGCACTGGCAAACGCCCGAGCTTTTGAAGAAATTCAGCGCCTGCGCCGCGAACTGGAAATGGAAAACGAGTACCTGCGCCGCGCGGTGAGCACCGCCAATAATCTGGGCGACGACATTGTGGGTGAAAGCCCTTCTCTTAAAAAAGTCATGGAACAGATAGAGGTTGTGGCTCCCACAGATGCAACGGTGCTGCTGCTGGGCGAATCCGGCACCGGCAAAGAGCTGCTGGCGCAGGCCATTCACGCCAACAGCCAGCGCAGGGACAAGCCGCTCATACGGGTCAACTGCTCCGCCATCCCCCGCGAACTTTTCGAAAGTGAATTCTTCGGGCACGTCAAAGGATCATTCACAGGCGCGGTACGCGACCGTACCGGGCGTTTTCAGCTGGCGGACGGCGGTACGCTTTTTCTGGACGAAGTCGGGGAAATTCCGCTTGAACTGCAGGGCAAGCTGCTGCGGGTGCTGCAGGAAGGAACATTCGAGCGTGTGGGTGATGAGCAGAGCAGAAAAGTTGACGTACGCATTGTCGCCGCCACCAACAAGGACCTGCTTGAAGAAGTGCGCAAGGGAACATTCCGGCAGGACCTCTATTTCAGACTCAGTGTTTTTCCCATCCACAACCCGCCGCTGCGCGAACGCCCCGAAGACATTCCGCTGCTGGCAAGGCACTTTATAGCCAAAGCCAGCAGACGGCTGGGCATACCGGAACCGCGCCTGCCCTACCGTCATATCCGCAGGCTGGCGGCGTATCACTGGCCCGGTAACGTGCGCGAACTGCAGAACATCATGGAGCGGGCAGTCATCATGGCCGACGGTGGCGTAATATCTGCCGAGGCACTGCCTGAAGCACTGCCCCGGCGCCGGGAAGAGGCGCAACCGGGCGCACTTACGCGCAATGAATACGGCTGGCAGACCGAAGCACCTGACCGGCGGGTGACAGTGATCCGTGAAGAACAATGGGCGCACATGCAGCGCGAAAACATCCGTGCCGCGCTGGAAGCCTGTAACGGACGCATACACGGGCCGGACGGCGCCGCCCACCTGCTGGGGGTCCGCCCCACGACCCTCCAGTCGCGTATCAAAAAGTTCGGCATAGGCAGACAGGACGTATGACGCACCCCGCGGCGGGGCATCTGCCGCTTCACCATTCTCCCGCCCTGAAACAACAAAGCCCGTACATACGGGCTTTGTTGTTTCTAAGCTTCCAGATCACGCAGATACCGGAACAGCGCCCGGTAGTTTTTCGGCGGCTTCTGGTTTTCACGCTCTTTACGGGCGTTGCGCACCAGCTGCCGCACATGCTGCACATCCGCCTGCGGATACTGTTCAAGCAAGGCCTGCATGCCGCTGCCGTCATCCAGCAGCAACTGCTCACGCAGCCGCTCCAGATGATGAAAGGCCTCGGCATCGACCTGCCGCCCTTCCTTCAGTGCGGCAAGGCGTTGCACCACGGCTTCGGCATCATCCATCTCGCGCATCATCCGCCCGATGTACTGCATCTGCCTGCGACGCGATTCATGCGTTTTCATGGCGGCATATTCACGCACGGCCTCAATAACGGCGGCGGAGACCCCCAGTCCGGCAAGAGCGGAATGCGGCAGACGCGTCAGGTCTTCTCCCAGTCGCTGCATGGCGGTGCTTTCGCGTTTGCGCTGCGACCGGCTTTTTTCAACCGGTTCTTCATCCTTCCACTGGTTCATATAATCCTTTGTTCCCTGTAAATCGGCAGACACCGGCGCGCCTTTCGCATCGGATGTCAAAACGGCCCCAAAGCCTGTCTGTTCAGTTTATATACCGGCCTCCGGCCTTCATACCCCACAGGTGAGCCGGAATCTCAACAAATGCCCTGCGACCGCCCTGAGGCATACTGATTGCAAGAATCAGCGCCCCGCTGGTCACGGCATGATACATATGCCGGTACAGGCCGCGCGCCACGGCGCGGAAGGTATCGTCCAGCACCGCGGGATGCCCCGCGGCCTCGACCAGACGTTCCACCGCTTCTGCCAGAATACGCTCGGCACCGCTCAGCAGGTGAATTTCGTCCTCGCGCACGGCCAGCAGCGTTTCTCCGGCATAAATTCTGCGCAGTTCGCTGCCCGGCGGCTCAAAGCGTTCCGCCGCCCGCTCGGCATCAAAAAGATCTCTGACATCCTCGCCATGTTGCCATCCCGCACGAAACGGCCATACACGATGTATCATATCTACCCCCCGGTCAAAGCGGCAGCTGTCGCGCAGAACCTGCCGCATGGGTTCTTCTGCACTGCTGTAAGCAAAGAGTGCGCCTCTGGATAAAAAAGACAATGTCCGCAGAGAGGAAGGTCCCCCGCCTCAAAGCTCTCTGCCCGGCTGTCCGGAAAAAACAGACCACTGCAACCGCCGCCGGATATCCGGCGTAAATCAGGCCACCATCCGCCTAGGGCTTTTGCGTGTCATACGACCATTGGGAAGAAGGAACTTCCACAAACAGCTCGTTTCCTGTTTCCGGCAGCGCCAGCACCCCCACGATGGTTTTCGAGGTGTCCAACAGATACATAAACTCTGTAAGCCGACGCGCAACCTCTCCGCGGGTCACCCGGGCGCTGTCGGCTATCTGCTCCAGCGCAGATTCAAAAGCTTTACGGGCATCTGCCTCCAGCATGATATTTTCTGCCGTCAGCGGCACGGCCACTTCGTTATACATGGCCTGCACCCTGCGCCGCATAAATTCCTGCTGCATGCTGTACTGCATTGCGGCCTCCCCGCGGTCTGTAAAAACCTACATGTATATGCCCAGCAGCACTCCGGCAAACACAACCACCGAGACAACACCGTTCATGGTGAAGAATGCCATATTAACCCGGCTCATGTCTTCTGCCGAGATTATCTTATGCTCGGCCAGCAGAATAAGACTGACAAGCCCCCACACCGCGAAAAAAGGCCACGAAAGCCCTGCAGCCCATCCGGCCATAAGAAAGAAAACAGAGGTGTTCACATGACAGAAAGAAGAAACGATAAGCGCCGAACGCACGCCTACTCTGGCCGGTACGGAATGCAGCCCCTCTCTTCTGTCAAAGTCTTCATCCTGACACGAATACAAAATGTCAAAACCGGCCACCCAGAACAGCACGCCCCAGAAGAAAAGAATGACAGGGACGGTGAATTCAGGCGTCACGGCAATATATCCGGCAATGGGAGCCAACCCCAGCACCGCGCCGAGAAAGAAATGACAGGCCCATGTGAACCGTTTGAACAGGCTGTACACCGCGGACATGAACAAAGCCACAGGTGCCAGCTTGAGACACAGCGGGTTCATGGCCGCGCACGCGGCAACAAACACTGCAGCCATGACACCGATAAAGGCCCATGTCTGCGCG
It includes:
- a CDS encoding 4-hydroxybenzoate octaprenyltransferase — encoded protein: MTVFGRFGAVCRMVKIEHSVFALPFAYTGAFIAAGGWPGWYTMVVLTAAMVAVRSFAMAFNRLIDLPVDRANPRTQGRPLVTGEITPAQTWAFIGVMAAVFVAACAAMNPLCLKLAPVALFMSAVYSLFKRFTWACHFFLGAVLGLAPIAGYIAVTPEFTVPVILFFWGVLFWVAGFDILYSCQDEDFDRREGLHSVPARVGVRSALIVSSFCHVNTSVFFLMAGWAAGLSWPFFAVWGLVSLILLAEHKIISAEDMSRVNMAFFTMNGVVSVVVFAGVLLGIYM
- the yjgA gene encoding ribosome biogenesis factor YjgA; this translates as MNQWKDEEPVEKSRSQRKRESTAMQRLGEDLTRLPHSALAGLGVSAAVIEAVREYAAMKTHESRRRQMQYIGRMMREMDDAEAVVQRLAALKEGRQVDAEAFHHLERLREQLLLDDGSGMQALLEQYPQADVQHVRQLVRNARKERENQKPPKNYRALFRYLRDLEA
- a CDS encoding sigma-54-dependent Fis family transcriptional regulator; its protein translation is MSQRYFVDNDISLRYFVVYMHYLKDIMNTHSPTTINDLDISPFFDLMLAMARERSVEALLDLTERAYRGTHVISGALWFAENSPESPRGKMLRLMAHSGWTRHTPREWRHDEGTYTLVPLTEPVIGECARTAKPMFAEDSAQWERPAWAENEGIHAYATYPLIFKSEMLGVMAVFYDRPMQDRLSDVMRMHRKMHTIFADSLAAALANARAFEEIQRLRRELEMENEYLRRAVSTANNLGDDIVGESPSLKKVMEQIEVVAPTDATVLLLGESGTGKELLAQAIHANSQRRDKPLIRVNCSAIPRELFESEFFGHVKGSFTGAVRDRTGRFQLADGGTLFLDEVGEIPLELQGKLLRVLQEGTFERVGDEQSRKVDVRIVAATNKDLLEEVRKGTFRQDLYFRLSVFPIHNPPLRERPEDIPLLARHFIAKASRRLGIPEPRLPYRHIRRLAAYHWPGNVRELQNIMERAVIMADGGVISAEALPEALPRRREEAQPGALTRNEYGWQTEAPDRRVTVIREEQWAHMQRENIRAALEACNGRIHGPDGAAHLLGVRPTTLQSRIKKFGIGRQDV
- a CDS encoding HDOD domain-containing protein, with protein sequence MTGLSDVQRRWLDHRFRAMDMGHPAAAALRAAVAGHLERGAPVVHGGWHEPEPSEIHGVPRLCNLVPEPCDSGPPPDIRQVVSTACIPPLPSVFHTLQSQLEDPAASPDDIAWTISMDPRLTASLLRLVNSPLFGLRVKVDTVSRAVAILGAKHISTLAAGTLLLGLFHERPPRAIDIDEFWRHSVACGLAARTLAICAGHTMPERHFVGGLLHDIGWLALCCGRPDLACAALRHSGRTGCALHEAEQHCFGFDHAGVAYALAQQWELPATIASAMRWHHQPPADAKGQPVFDAAVVHVADVIVHAMGYSVAADQFAPALEPYFWNAAEVPVESLDVVVRTVYAELELMVDLLQP
- a CDS encoding pyridoxal phosphate-dependent aminotransferase, whose protein sequence is MNSGPVSVACAQGSHGGDVVRLAGRLGISPTDILDFSSNANSLCDDLTRQVLAQTGYAHSHYPDSECTGLRHRIAGFEETQPERILAGNGSSELIYLAMHSLKPRRVLLIAPVFSEYVRACQACGADYRLFETDPYDGFDIPERHICRLHDAVTAYRPDMAVICAPSNPACTDYSRMDDILHALDCPHVLVDNSYLDFLWGTPAYSRHGMAAYAGCTRTETKVISLRSMTKFFYCTGVRLGYCHADEQTIERMNRCKTPWSVWHAAQQAGTAFLDRMDEYRLRLPAMRAEKTAFAGALRNTGIFDNNLVLEGANFVTARLQRPAKAATVYTELLQHGILVRLCDNIPGMPQGFIRMQVREKKAWSRLTAILGTLDAE